The following nucleotide sequence is from Vanrija pseudolonga chromosome 4, complete sequence.
CggccatcctcgccatcctcggcaaCCCGCAGACTCACTCGTTCGCGACCCGTGCCGAGACCGTTGCTGTGTACCGTCACATCCTGACGCTTCTCGGcacgctcaaggacgagcaCCCGGCAGCTGTCCGACAGGCGCTCGACCAGATCGCGCCAGTCTGGTTCGACGCCTTTagccagctcctcgccgtcgacgctgctgccgacgtcgcccaGAGCTGGGAcagcctcgccctccgcATCCAGATCTTCCGCATTCTGCTGCAGTACCAGCTCAACTTCCCCCGGTACATTGCCAAGCATGTTCCTACGTTCCTCCGCCTCTCCATTATCAACCTCACGTCGCTGCTCCAGACCTTCCACTCGTACTACATCTCGTCCGACCCCGACTCGCCAAgcccgcccgagccggcATCAGACGCCCCCGTTCACGACGAAGATGGACCTCGATGACCTTGCGAGCGCCGTCTTTGAGTACCTTGAGCCTACTGTGCGCGTCAAGGAGTCCAAGGACATCTTGGTGGAAGGTGCCGCTGGTGACGAGCGTGGCActgccgtcctcgacacTATTGTCGGCCTCGTTCTCACCTACACCCAGGTGACGCgtgagcaggaggaggagtggctcgaggacgccaaTGCGttcgtcgaggatgaggacgaggacaacaTGATCTACAGCTTGCGCGTGGTTGGCCACGACCTGATGGGGGTGAGTTGGCAAGTCAGGCTGCGCTAACTTGCACAGTCTCTTATCGACAAGTGGCCCCGGGCTGTCGGCCGCACCGTCAACGACTTcacccaccgccgcgtccagGAGTCGGCAGCCGCCCACAAGTCGGGCGACCCCGACTGGTGGAAGCCGCTCGAGACCatccttggcctcctcggcggcattTCGGATGACCTCCGCTCCCTCCTTGAGGAGGACCAGGAAGCCGGACGGCCAGCGACCTTTGACTTGCCATTCCTCTTCAACCAGGTCATCCCTGACCTTTTGCAGCAGACCGAGGCGCCTTTCCTCCAGGGCCGCGCCTTCGTCTTTGCCTCGCAGTTTGCTGGCCTCCTGCCTGCGGCCCTCGCCCAGGAGTACCTCTCCACCGCCATCTTGGCCCTTGGATCGCCGACCACCAGCGTGCCCGTCAAGATCTCCGCCGTCAAGACGATCAAGAACTTCTGCCGCCATGTCGACGCCAGCATCATGAACCCCCAGGCCGGCAAGATCCTGTCGATGCTGCTGCCCATCCTGCCCGAGACGTCGGCCGAGACGCTTTACCTCGTCATGGAGACGGTCAACTCGGTCGTCTCGCTTGACAAGGACTCCTTGACTGTCGAGACGACGCAGGCTATCTGCCAGCATGTCTACGCCGAGTGGTTCCGCAACATGACCGACCCGGTGCTCACCGCCATTgtggaggaggtcgtcgacggaATCGCAGCGTCCTCGTCTCCCGCCGTGGTCAGCACTCTGGTCTCGTTCTTCgcgcccaagctcgccgagctcatcatCACCCCTGTCACCGACGAGACGGTCTACGTTCCCGGAGAGGCTGTTCAGCTCGCCAACGCGCTCATCAAGCCCCGCGGTGGCCCCCTCGAGGCTGAGCTCATTGCCACAGTCACTGTCGCCGTCATGACGTGCCTCCAGCAgaccgacgacatggacgtcATTCAGCATGGCATGATCCACCTGACCCTTGTTGTGCGCAAGGACTGCGAGAAGCTGATCCAGTGGCACGACGCCGATGGTAGCAACGGCATTGCTCGCATCTtcgcccttcttggccgcTTCCTCGCCCCGACATTCTCGGAATCAGGAGGCATCTTCGTCGGCGACCTAATCATGCACTTGTTCCGCAAGGCTGGCCAGGCCATCGCCCCGGTCCTTGGTGACTTGTtacgcgccgtcgtcaaccGCCTCGCCACTGCTCAGCTCAGCTCGTTTATCCAGAGCCTGATCATCCCCTTCGCCTACCTGTTTGGCACCGAGCACACTCAGCAGACCATCGACTTGCTGTTGTCGTTCCCTCCCGTTCACCTTCCCGACGGCACCACCAAGCCAGCGCTTGACCTCGTTctgtcgtcgtggtgcgagacggccgagacgATCACGGGCTCGTGGAACATTCGCGTCAGCGACCTGGGCATGGCCAAGCTCTTTACCATGCCCTCCCCGGCACTCCGCAACGTTCTTGTCCGCGGCGACCTGATTATCAACGAGAACAACCGCAACAAGATCATGACGCGGTCGCGCACCAAGGCAACGCCAAACGAGTACACCCAGATCCCCTTCCCtgtcaaggcgctcaagctGCTGCTCAAGGACGTCTCGGCAGAAGGCAAGGGCAAGTCGAAGGGCGATGAGCTGGGTattgaggacgacgatggagACGAGGAGTGGGATGACGATGACCCATTGGCGTCTGCTGGCCCGACCGACGAGTTTGCCTTCCTCTCTGACTGGCTTGATGACGGACCTGGAGAGAACGACGCGcaggatgacgacgaggatctGAAGAGCGACCCTCTGGCGCAGATTGACCTGGGAGTAAGTTGAATTGTGCCGCGTGGCTACGACAACTGACACCACAGGCCCACCTCACCGATGTCATCCGCTCATCATATGCCTCGAACGACAACGGCATCCACGAGATGGTTGCCGGGCTTACGGACAGCGAGAAGGCGACGCTGCGTGGAGTCCTCACTGTTGCCTAGATGCGGTGTATACCCTCATAAGTCCGAGTACCCTATCCATGACCTCAATGCATATATTGTACATTTGCGTATATTACAGTGCGTGATGTGTGGGTTGCAGAGTCGCGCGCTACTCGTCGGGGATGTCGTGAGGCTTCTTGATACCGCGCGAGAGCTTGTAGTAGACGACTGTCGAGTCTGTGGCCACGATGGCCATGTAGAGGGTATCGGGGTCGAACGTGGGTGTGCTTGGGGCCTCGGTCTCCTCCTCAGCAACCTggggcagctcgtcgtcgttcttgCCCAGCTTGGCCTGGAGCTCGGcgatcggcggcgcgaggggcggCAAGGGGTCCGGAAGCGTCGCAacgtcgagcgtggcgagcgcgccaaagacggccttgagctcctgGGGCGTGAGGGCCGTGGTATGCAGCGGCAGTGGAAGCACCGCACGCAGCGGGtcctggtgggtcagcatATGTCGACAGTCTAGAaacccacctcggcgcgcttgtggccaacgacgacggcccacTGCGTCCCCGGCAGCTGGAGCGGCCTCAGCTCGCGCCAttcgacggcgagcccgaggtcggaCAGCGTGGTGCGCAGCGGTCCCGCTTGGAGGGGGCATGCAGCGGTGATGTGCGCTATCAGTGGCGTGAGCGTGTCTGGCATTGTGTATGAGTgagctcgacaacaacatcTCGCGCAGCTTCATCTCTCGATGTCAATGACGCCCGGAAAGTCGAACCCAACTTTCCGTCCATCACGTGATTCCCACGTGCCCTCACCCTGAGTCTGCGGCAACAAGGCGGTTCACGTGATGGGATTAAAGTGATTAAAAGGCGATTATTTTGCGGCaagcggggcggcgcggcggctcgagacggcgagacggcgaGACGGATGGCCTTTGGCCGCGGGACGGAAAGCTGGGCGCAAGCAAAATGCGGGGGCGGATgccgctggctgggtggtgcCTTGCGGCCAGCCAGAGAGACTTGCCCCAACGGCGTGCAGCCGAGGGGGAAAGGAGCCAGGAGCAGGGGGGGCAAGAAGCCGCAAGCAGATTGTTAGCACGAgggagccagccagccagcgtacccagccaggcagcagcaggcagcagtgACATCGACCTCTGCAGACATCACCATCCTCCTTCCTGTTAACATCCCACCTGTAAAACAAATAGCAGCAATGGcctcccgcgccgccctcacccgcctcgccgccttgcctgccgccgcctcggcgcgcgccctcTCGActgcgtcgacgtcgtcgtcgctggccaccagccgcgccgcgctcgcggccactGCGAccccgcgcgtcgcgcgctcAGAGGCCcgcttcctcgtcggcaaggagcagcgccgcgccgcgtcctcggacgagggcgcgcagaccatggtgagtggggcgcgCAGCGATGCGATGGGCGTTGCGTTGCGATaccacgcccagcccactgccgccggcatATCGCGGCAGAGGTTTCCCCGCAACTATGCACCatgctcacacccccagacCGTCCGTGAGGCCCTCAACGCCGCcatggaggaggagatgaTCCGCGACCCCACCGTCTTCGtcatgggcgaggaggtcgcccGCTACAACGGTGCCTACAAGGTGTGTGGTCGTGGTGTTGATAGCGAGATTTCTCAGCAGCTGACCCTGTGCTCCAGGTCACCAAGGGCTTGCTCGACAAGTTTGGAGAGGACCGTGTTATTGACGTGAGTGCGGTTGCTGCT
It contains:
- the Ipo9 gene encoding Importin-9, yielding MASTSGTSSPHLDQQVLACLEATLSPDEATRHAAEDQLQTLYSHPEGGLSLARLLSEQAVPLPQRQISPFAGILLQKYIEKHWYPGADAFTPPTTPAEVKDAIRPLLLRTLSDPERKVRVAAAFAASSIAKFDWPEDWSDLLSSLVSLLQTGNPNSVHGAMRVVIEFVKNDISEDQLVPVVTDLVPAILAILGNPQTHSFATRAETVAVYRHILTLLGTLKDEHPAAVRQALDQIAPVWFDAFSQLLAVDAAADVAQSWDSLALRIQIFRILLQYQLNFPRYIAKHVPTFLRLSIINLTSLLQTFHSYYISSDPDSPSPPEPASDAPMDLDDLASAVFEYLEPTVRVKESKDILVEGAAGDERGTAVLDTIVGLVLTYTQVTREQEEEWLEDANAFVEDEDEDNMIYSLRVVGHDLMGSLIDKWPRAVGRTVNDFTHRRVQESAAAHKSGDPDWWKPLETILGLLGGISDDLRSLLEEDQEAGRPATFDLPFLFNQVIPDLLQQTEAPFLQGRAFVFASQFAGLLPAALAQEYLSTAILALGSPTTSVPVKISAVKTIKNFCRHVDASIMNPQAGKILSMLLPILPETSAETLYLVMETVNSVVSLDKDSLTVETTQAICQHVYAEWFRNMTDPVLTAIVEEVVDGIAASSSPAVVSTLVSFFAPKLAELIITPVTDETVYVPGEAVQLANALIKPRGGPLEAELIATVTVAVMTCLQQTDDMDVIQHGMIHLTLVVRKDCEKLIQWHDADGSNGIARIFALLGRFLAPTFSESGGIFVGDLIMHLFRKAGQAIAPVLGDLLRAVVNRLATAQLSSFIQSLIIPFAYLFGTEHTQQTIDLLLSFPPVHLPDGTTKPALDLVLSSWCETAETITGSWNIRVSDLGMAKLFTMPSPALRNVLVRGDLIINENNRNKIMTRSRTKATPNEYTQIPFPVKALKLLLKDVSAEGKGKSKGDELGIEDDDGDEEWDDDDPLASAGPTDEFAFLSDWLDDGPGENDAQDDDEDLKSDPLAQIDLGAHLTDVIRSSYASNDNGIHEMVAGLTDSEKATLRGVLTVA